Proteins from one Nicotiana tabacum cultivar K326 chromosome 23, ASM71507v2, whole genome shotgun sequence genomic window:
- the LOC107759527 gene encoding glucan endo-1,3-beta-glucosidase 11: MEPFTHRHCSFTTLLVACLFFSPIMVTSLGINYGQIANNLPSPENVIPLVKSIGASRVKLYDADPKVLKAFANTNIEFIVSLGNEYLSTMKDPSKAQAWVKKNVQAYLPSTKIICIAVGNEVLTFNDTSLTSNLLPAMQSVHTALVNLKLDKQVTVTTAHSLAVLESSYPPSAGAFRKDLVDCVTQIVDFHCKTGSPFLINAYPYFAYKGNPKQVSLDFVLFQPNSGIVDPKSNLHYDNMLFAQIDAVHSALASIGYKNVCVQISETGWPSKGDADEAGATPENARKYNCNLIKLIGQKKGTPMRPNSDLNIYVFALFNENLKPGPSSERNYGLFNPDRSQAYPLGVPAVDAFSKNSSSSGGGSGAGTGATSSASLPPASSSSGYLAITSDSGTILSSCKSLSLYLLGFISLALQF, encoded by the exons ATGGAACCCTTCACACATAGGCACTGCTCTTTTACCACATTGCTTGTTGCATGCCTGTTTTTCAGCCCAATAATGGTGACTTCTCTGGGTATCAACTATGGCCAAATCGCCAACAATCTTCCCTCGCCGGAAAACGTAATACCCTTAGTCAAATCCATCGGAGCTAGCAGAGTGAAGCTGTACGACGCTGACCCGAAAGTCCTCAAAGCATTTGCTAATACCAACATTGAATTCATTGTCAGTCTTGGTAATGAGTACCTTTCTACTATGAAAGATCCATCCAAAGCTCAAGCCTGGGTTAAAAAGAACGTCCAAGCTTACTTACCTTCCACCAAAATCATCTGTATCGCCGTCGGTAACGAAGTCCTCACATTTAACGATACTTCCTTAACCTCCAATCTCCTCCCTGCTATGCAAAGCGTTCACACTGCTCTAGTAAACCTCAAATTAGATAAGCAAGTAACCGTCACCACCGCACATTCACTTGCTGTTCTAGAATCTTCCTACCCGCCTTCCGCCGGAGCATTTCGTAAGGATCTCGTCGATTGTGTGACTCAGATCGTCGACTTCCATTGTAAAACTGGATCGCCTTTTTTAATAAATGCGTATCCTTACTTTGCTTACAAGGGAAATCCGAAGCAGGTGTCACTGGATTTTGTTCTGTTTCAGCCTAATTCTGGTATTGTTGATCCGAAGTCCAATCTCCACTACGATAACATGCTTTTCGCTCAGATCGATGCTGTTCACTCAGCTTTAGCTTCGATTGGGTACAAAAACGTGTGCGTACAGATCTCGGAGACGGGATGGCCGTCAAAGGGAGACGCCGACGAGGCCGGAGCTACACCGGAGAATGCTAGGAAGTACAACTGTAATCTAATAAAGCTTATTGGTCAGAAAAAAGGAACGCCTATGAGGCCTAACTCCGATTTGAATATATACGTGTTTGCCTTGTTCAATGAGAACCTCAAGCCTGGTCCTAGCTCGGAGAGGAATTATGGCCTCTTCAATCCCGATCGATCTCAGGCCTACCCCTTAGGTGTCCCGGCAGTCGACGCCTTCAGTAAAAATAGCAGCAGCTCCGGTGGTGGTTCTGGAGCTGGCACCGGTGCCACGTCGTCAGCGTCATTGCCCCCAGCAAGTTCCTCCTCCGGCTATCTTGCCATTACTTCCGATTCA gGAACAATTCTTTCCAGCTGCAAGTCCTTGTCTCTCTACcttttgggttttatttcattggctctccaATTTTGA
- the LOC107779657 gene encoding uncharacterized protein LOC107779657: MEHESGRLDAPCDSRPRELGSEPGLDLYIRRALMERFNKGQMGGQESCLGKDAVMRPPSGEAETSTPVPKPAKDKKRNRTSTSEDPKPEKNLVRKPKKDIVALPADVIQRLREEEEDDEDDGSELVARVKKTIKAPKAAESVVVEVILPRSEGVLEKDSGKVPESSKIEDASR; the protein is encoded by the exons atggaacatgaatc CGGTCGCTTGGATGCCCCGTGCGATTCCCGACCTCGAGAGCTGGGTTCGGAACCTGGCCTTGACCTctacatacgccgagcgctcatggagCGATTTAACAAAGgacagatgggaggccaagaatcatg CCTGGGCAAAGATGCGGTCATGAGGCCCCCGTCTGGTGAGGCGGAGACTTCGACCCCAGTTCCGAAGCCGGCGAAGGACAAGAAGAGGAATAGGACCTCAACCTCCGAGGATCCAAAGCCTGAGAAGAATCTGGTTCGTAAGccgaagaaagacattgttgcccTGCCTGCGGATGTGATTCAACGGCtaagggaggaagaagaagatgatgaagacgATGGCTCGGaactggtggcccgagtgaagaaaaccatcAAGGCCCCAAAGGCCGCTGAGTCGGTGGTGGTTGAGGTGATTCTGCCTCGATCCGAGGGGGTCTTGGAAAAGGACtcgggcaaagtccccgagtcatcgaagATCGAAGATGCCTCCCGCTGA
- the LOC107759522 gene encoding granule-bound starch synthase 1, chloroplastic/amyloplastic isoform X2: MASITASHFVSRSSNVCSGAASVDTRANLSQIGLRNHALTHNGLRAVNKVDMLQSRTNTKATAKRSSKQGSGTEMERPSGTIVCGKGMNVILVGTEVGPWSKTGGLGDVLGGLPPALAARGHRVMTVSPRYDQYKDAWDTSVVVEIKVGDKIEIVRFFHCYKRGVDRVFVDHPMFLEKVWGKTASKIYGPKAGQDYLDNELRFSLLCQAALEAPRVLNLNCSEYFSGPYGEDVVFIANDWHTALLPCYLKSMYQSRGIYVNAKVAFCIHNIAYQGRFSFSDFSLLNLPDEYKSSFDFIDGYEKPVKGRKINWMKAGILESHRVVTVSPYYAQELISGVDKGVELDNVLRKTCITGIVNGMDIQEWNPATDKYTDVKYDITTVMDAKPLLKEALQAAVGLPVDRKIPLIGFIGRLEEQKGSDILVAAIHKFIGLDVQIIVLGTGKKEFEQEIEQLEVLYPNKAKGVAKFNVPLAHMITAGADFMLVPSRFEPCGLIQLHAMRYGTVPICASTGGLVDTVKEGYTGFHMGAFNVECDVVDPADVLKIVTTVARALEVYGTLAFAEMIKNCMSQELSWKEPAKKWETLLLSLGAAGSEAGVEGDEIAPLAKENVAAP; this comes from the exons ATGGCAAGCATCACAGCTTCACACTTTGTGTCAAGAAGCTCAAATGTCTGCAGTGGAGCAGCCTCTGTAGACACCAGAGCAAACTTGTCACAGATAGGGCTGAGGAACCATGCTCTGACTCACAATGGGTTGAGGGCTGTTAACAAGGTTGATATGCTGCAATCAAGAACTAATACTAAGGCAACAGCCAAGAGATCCAGCAAACAGGGATCCGGAACTGAGATGGAGAGGCCATCAGGTACAATTGTTTGTGGAAAGGGGATGAACGTGATCCTTGTTGGAACTGAGGTCGGTCCTTGGAGCAAAACTGGCGGGCTAGGTGATGTTCTTGGTGGACTACCACCAGCCTTGGCA GCCCGTGGACATCGCGTAATGACAGTATCTCCCCGTTATGACCAATACAAAGATGCTTGGGATACTAGCGTTGTCGTTGAG ATCAAAGTTGGAGACAAAATTGAAATTGTTCGTTTTTTTCACTGCTATAAACGTGGGGTTGATCGTGTTTTTGTCGACCACCCAATGTTCTTGGAGAAA GTTTGGGGCAAAACTGCTTCAAAAATCTATGGCCCTAAAGctggacaagattatttggacaATGAACTTAGGTTTAGCTTGTTGTGTCAA GCAGCTCTAGAAGCACCTAGAGTTTTGAATTTGAACTGCAGCGAGTACTTCTCAGGACCATATG GAGAGGATGTTGTCTTCATTGCCAACGATTGGCACACTGCTCTCCTTCCCTGCTACCTAAAGTCGATGTACCAATCAAGAGGAATCTATGTGAATGCCAAG GTCGCTTTCTGCATCCATAACATTGCCTACCAAGGCCGATTTTCTTTTTCAGACTTCTCTCTTCTCAATCTGCCTGATGAATACAAGAGTTCTTTTGATTTCATTGATGG ATATGAAAAGCCTGTTAAGGGTAGGAAAATCAACTGGATGAAGGCTGGGATATTGGAATCACATAGGGTGGTTACTGTGAGCCCATACTATGCCCAAGAACTTATTTCCGGTGTTGACAAGGGTGTCGAACTGGATAACGTCCTTCGTAAGACTTGCATAACTGGGATTGTGAATGGCATGGATATCCAAGAGTGGAACCCAGCAACTGACAAATACACCGATGTCAAATATGATATAACCACT GTCATGGACGCAAAACCTTTACTGAAGGAGGCTCTTCAAGCAGCAGTTGGCTTACCTGTTGACAGGAAGATCCCTTTGATTGGATTCATTGGTAGACTTGAAGAGCAGAAAGGTTCTGACATTCTTGTTGCTGCAATTCACAAGTTCATCGGGTTGGATGTTCAAATAATAGTCCTT GGAACTGGCAAAAAGGAGTTCGAACAGGAGATTGAACAGCTCGAAGTGTTGTATCCTAACAAAGCTAAAGGAGTGGCAAAATTCAATGTCCCTTTGGCTCACATGATCACAGCTGGTGCTGATTTTATGTTGGTTCCAAGCAGATTTGAACCTTGTGGTCTCATTCAATTACATGCTATGCGCTATGGAACA GTGCCAATCTGTGCCTCAACTGGTGGACTTGTTGACACTGTGAAAGAAGGCTATACTGGATTCCATATGGGAGCCTTCAACGTTGAA TGCGATGTCGTTGACCCAGCTGATGTGCTTAAGATAGTAACAACAGTTGCTAGAGCTCTTGAAGTTTATGGCACCCTCGCGTTTGCTGAGATGATAAAAAACTGCATGTCACAGGAGCTCTCCTGGAAG GAACCTGCCAAGAAATGGGAGACACTGCTATTGAGCTTAGGAGCTGCTGGCAGTGAAGCCGGTGTTGAAGGGGATGAAATCGCCCCACTTGCCAAGGAAAATGTGGCCGCTCCCTAA
- the LOC107759522 gene encoding granule-bound starch synthase 1, chloroplastic/amyloplastic isoform X1 produces MKTENLPPATNNEDSQPLVPPHSFTVKFISPTQLTSLPDNHFPVNWLTAISHMASITASHFVSRSSNVCSGAASVDTRANLSQIGLRNHALTHNGLRAVNKVDMLQSRTNTKATAKRSSKQGSGTEMERPSGTIVCGKGMNVILVGTEVGPWSKTGGLGDVLGGLPPALAARGHRVMTVSPRYDQYKDAWDTSVVVEIKVGDKIEIVRFFHCYKRGVDRVFVDHPMFLEKVWGKTASKIYGPKAGQDYLDNELRFSLLCQAALEAPRVLNLNCSEYFSGPYGEDVVFIANDWHTALLPCYLKSMYQSRGIYVNAKVAFCIHNIAYQGRFSFSDFSLLNLPDEYKSSFDFIDGYEKPVKGRKINWMKAGILESHRVVTVSPYYAQELISGVDKGVELDNVLRKTCITGIVNGMDIQEWNPATDKYTDVKYDITTVMDAKPLLKEALQAAVGLPVDRKIPLIGFIGRLEEQKGSDILVAAIHKFIGLDVQIIVLGTGKKEFEQEIEQLEVLYPNKAKGVAKFNVPLAHMITAGADFMLVPSRFEPCGLIQLHAMRYGTVPICASTGGLVDTVKEGYTGFHMGAFNVECDVVDPADVLKIVTTVARALEVYGTLAFAEMIKNCMSQELSWKEPAKKWETLLLSLGAAGSEAGVEGDEIAPLAKENVAAP; encoded by the exons atgaagactgaaaACTTGCCACCTGCTACAAATAATGAAGACTCTCAGCCGTTGGTTCCTCCTCATTCATTCACAGTAAAATTCATTTCACCAACTCAGCTCACATCACTGCCGGACAATCACTTCCCTGTGAACTGGTTG ACCGCAATATCACACATGGCAAGCATCACAGCTTCACACTTTGTGTCAAGAAGCTCAAATGTCTGCAGTGGAGCAGCCTCTGTAGACACCAGAGCAAACTTGTCACAGATAGGGCTGAGGAACCATGCTCTGACTCACAATGGGTTGAGGGCTGTTAACAAGGTTGATATGCTGCAATCAAGAACTAATACTAAGGCAACAGCCAAGAGATCCAGCAAACAGGGATCCGGAACTGAGATGGAGAGGCCATCAGGTACAATTGTTTGTGGAAAGGGGATGAACGTGATCCTTGTTGGAACTGAGGTCGGTCCTTGGAGCAAAACTGGCGGGCTAGGTGATGTTCTTGGTGGACTACCACCAGCCTTGGCA GCCCGTGGACATCGCGTAATGACAGTATCTCCCCGTTATGACCAATACAAAGATGCTTGGGATACTAGCGTTGTCGTTGAG ATCAAAGTTGGAGACAAAATTGAAATTGTTCGTTTTTTTCACTGCTATAAACGTGGGGTTGATCGTGTTTTTGTCGACCACCCAATGTTCTTGGAGAAA GTTTGGGGCAAAACTGCTTCAAAAATCTATGGCCCTAAAGctggacaagattatttggacaATGAACTTAGGTTTAGCTTGTTGTGTCAA GCAGCTCTAGAAGCACCTAGAGTTTTGAATTTGAACTGCAGCGAGTACTTCTCAGGACCATATG GAGAGGATGTTGTCTTCATTGCCAACGATTGGCACACTGCTCTCCTTCCCTGCTACCTAAAGTCGATGTACCAATCAAGAGGAATCTATGTGAATGCCAAG GTCGCTTTCTGCATCCATAACATTGCCTACCAAGGCCGATTTTCTTTTTCAGACTTCTCTCTTCTCAATCTGCCTGATGAATACAAGAGTTCTTTTGATTTCATTGATGG ATATGAAAAGCCTGTTAAGGGTAGGAAAATCAACTGGATGAAGGCTGGGATATTGGAATCACATAGGGTGGTTACTGTGAGCCCATACTATGCCCAAGAACTTATTTCCGGTGTTGACAAGGGTGTCGAACTGGATAACGTCCTTCGTAAGACTTGCATAACTGGGATTGTGAATGGCATGGATATCCAAGAGTGGAACCCAGCAACTGACAAATACACCGATGTCAAATATGATATAACCACT GTCATGGACGCAAAACCTTTACTGAAGGAGGCTCTTCAAGCAGCAGTTGGCTTACCTGTTGACAGGAAGATCCCTTTGATTGGATTCATTGGTAGACTTGAAGAGCAGAAAGGTTCTGACATTCTTGTTGCTGCAATTCACAAGTTCATCGGGTTGGATGTTCAAATAATAGTCCTT GGAACTGGCAAAAAGGAGTTCGAACAGGAGATTGAACAGCTCGAAGTGTTGTATCCTAACAAAGCTAAAGGAGTGGCAAAATTCAATGTCCCTTTGGCTCACATGATCACAGCTGGTGCTGATTTTATGTTGGTTCCAAGCAGATTTGAACCTTGTGGTCTCATTCAATTACATGCTATGCGCTATGGAACA GTGCCAATCTGTGCCTCAACTGGTGGACTTGTTGACACTGTGAAAGAAGGCTATACTGGATTCCATATGGGAGCCTTCAACGTTGAA TGCGATGTCGTTGACCCAGCTGATGTGCTTAAGATAGTAACAACAGTTGCTAGAGCTCTTGAAGTTTATGGCACCCTCGCGTTTGCTGAGATGATAAAAAACTGCATGTCACAGGAGCTCTCCTGGAAG GAACCTGCCAAGAAATGGGAGACACTGCTATTGAGCTTAGGAGCTGCTGGCAGTGAAGCCGGTGTTGAAGGGGATGAAATCGCCCCACTTGCCAAGGAAAATGTGGCCGCTCCCTAA